The following proteins are encoded in a genomic region of Reichenbachiella sp.:
- a CDS encoding methyl-accepting chemotaxis protein produces the protein MENYEIMMMACQIGLFAGIYVLGQLNFISVLGKLLIGCSSFALSIGLSAYMFGLSTQPFYWALFISAGLGLQVFMLYVFFSEPIQRLKRMVVNWADLDIHVVEKETYFEENEFDFVEQELYGLFNNRKVTLDLAKQMAAGNLNSVLDESAETDALSQSILQLRKTLSGFIDETKRVVNKATQDGDLDAQIETENKRGAWKELSMGINEMVNSFSGPLGRINAIIRALAGGDLSFRYSEQEKGDIYRMAENLNLALENLDGLMAQIHLNTNIIDESAEEMKVSSQEMNTNTVEIASAIGQMSNGAQAQLRKIEDASNLIEGILASSNDMGEKSGEINLAAKEGVTSSEKGLARINEVVSSMKEIGGFSEATTDTMRVLTDRSEEISIALKVITEIAAQTNLLALNAAIEAAQAGDAGRGFAVVADEIRKLADDAKSSAKTIEVLVTDVQSDTTKAAKTIGAMAKSVMNGEKRSVEAAEAFNEINDSSKKTLMLSEEILASSQKQIGSINEIVGITESIVVIAEQTAAGTDEVAASASELSSGMETYHEKVEGLAQVADSLKEGLSMVKVTDGSVGNSAIFKMKEAYEKEKYLLDALLNYMPDLIYFKDRECNFIRNSMSHAKRFGLESPLELVGKNDFDFFGENAREQFDIEQRIMDTREPILNEVEKKVLKNGDVSYKSSTKLPLYDLDNKVVGIFGISRDVTEDTLNKQKMEKEIEQLKANERKLLAQLNPGSNEELKKTA, from the coding sequence ATGGAAAATTACGAAATTATGATGATGGCTTGTCAAATCGGGCTGTTTGCAGGTATTTATGTACTGGGCCAGTTAAATTTTATATCTGTCCTTGGTAAATTACTAATAGGGTGTTCGTCGTTCGCACTTTCGATTGGACTAAGTGCTTACATGTTCGGCTTGAGTACTCAACCCTTCTATTGGGCTTTATTTATTTCAGCAGGACTTGGATTGCAAGTTTTTATGCTCTACGTTTTTTTCTCAGAGCCTATCCAACGACTGAAACGTATGGTTGTCAATTGGGCTGATTTGGACATCCACGTAGTGGAAAAAGAAACGTACTTTGAGGAGAATGAGTTCGATTTTGTTGAACAAGAGCTCTATGGCTTATTCAATAACCGAAAAGTAACGCTTGATTTGGCAAAGCAAATGGCTGCCGGAAATTTGAACTCAGTGTTAGATGAATCAGCAGAAACTGATGCACTGAGTCAATCAATTTTACAACTCAGAAAAACATTAAGTGGATTCATAGATGAAACCAAGAGAGTGGTGAACAAGGCTACCCAAGATGGAGATCTTGATGCCCAGATTGAAACAGAGAATAAGCGAGGAGCTTGGAAAGAACTGAGCATGGGCATCAACGAGATGGTGAATTCGTTTTCTGGTCCATTGGGAAGAATCAATGCCATTATACGAGCGCTAGCAGGAGGAGATCTTTCATTTCGATATTCCGAACAAGAAAAAGGAGACATCTATCGAATGGCGGAAAACCTGAATCTTGCACTTGAGAATCTTGATGGGCTCATGGCTCAGATACATTTGAATACCAATATTATTGACGAATCTGCAGAAGAAATGAAAGTTTCCAGTCAGGAAATGAATACCAATACTGTAGAAATCGCTTCGGCCATCGGACAAATGAGTAATGGGGCACAAGCTCAGCTTCGTAAAATAGAGGACGCTTCAAATCTAATTGAAGGAATCTTGGCTTCATCTAATGATATGGGAGAGAAATCAGGAGAGATCAACCTCGCGGCAAAGGAAGGAGTGACAAGTAGTGAGAAGGGATTGGCAAGAATCAACGAGGTGGTAAGCAGTATGAAGGAAATTGGTGGATTTAGTGAAGCTACTACAGATACTATGCGTGTTTTGACTGATCGATCAGAGGAGATTTCGATTGCATTAAAAGTGATTACTGAGATAGCTGCTCAAACGAACCTTTTGGCGCTTAATGCGGCGATAGAAGCTGCTCAAGCTGGCGATGCTGGACGTGGATTTGCCGTAGTGGCTGATGAAATTCGAAAATTGGCGGATGATGCGAAATCTTCTGCGAAAACAATTGAAGTATTGGTCACCGATGTGCAATCTGATACGACCAAGGCAGCTAAGACCATTGGAGCGATGGCGAAAAGTGTGATGAACGGAGAAAAAAGATCGGTCGAGGCGGCTGAAGCCTTTAATGAAATTAACGATTCATCTAAAAAGACGCTGATGCTTTCCGAAGAAATATTAGCATCAAGTCAAAAGCAAATAGGGTCTATCAATGAAATTGTCGGCATTACAGAATCCATTGTCGTGATTGCCGAACAGACTGCTGCCGGCACAGATGAGGTGGCAGCATCAGCATCCGAGTTGTCTTCAGGAATGGAAACCTATCATGAGAAAGTGGAGGGTTTAGCCCAGGTGGCGGATTCATTGAAAGAAGGTTTGAGTATGGTCAAAGTAACCGATGGAAGTGTTGGAAACTCAGCTATATTCAAAATGAAGGAGGCCTACGAAAAAGAAAAATATTTGCTCGATGCCTTGCTAAACTATATGCCTGATTTGATCTATTTCAAGGATAGAGAATGCAATTTTATTAGAAACAGTATGTCGCATGCTAAGCGCTTTGGTTTGGAGAGTCCTCTGGAGTTGGTAGGTAAAAATGATTTTGACTTCTTCGGAGAAAATGCAAGAGAACAATTCGATATCGAACAGCGCATCATGGATACTCGTGAACCCATTCTAAACGAGGTAGAGAAAAAGGTGCTAAAGAATGGAGATGTGAGCTATAAGTCTAGCACAAAGTTGCCATTGTACGATCTGGACAATAAGGTGGTTGGTATTTTTGGTATTTCACGTGATGTAACGGAAGACACACTC